The Mya arenaria isolate MELC-2E11 chromosome 16, ASM2691426v1 genome includes a window with the following:
- the LOC128221562 gene encoding histidine decarboxylase-like, translating to MDFEEYRKHGKEMVDYIADYLKNIRERRVLPNVKPGYMRHLVPDSAPQDGEDWNVIMEDVERVIMPGVTHWQSPHMHAYFPALNSFPSLLGDMLADAINCIGFTWASCPAATELETIVMDWLGKMIGLPSEFLHSNKHAMGGGVIQTTASDCTFVTLLAARSDAIRHYRANNNDLEDAEVNARLVAYCSDQAHSSVEKAGLIGLVKMRFLPSDENLSLRGEILQTAINEDLQAGLIPFYLCATLGTTGACAFDNLREIGPICESEGIWMHIDAAYAGTAFICPEYRKFMTGVEYAQSFAFNPSKWMMVHFDCSAMWVKNSGALHRTFNVDPLYLKHENSGAAIDYMHWQIALSRRFRALKLWFVIRSFGVDGLQKHIREGVRLARYFEEKVKNDPRFEIPAERHLGMVVFRLKGDNAQTEALLQTLNRGGKLHMVPASIKGKYIIRFTVTSTYTLEQDIDRDWNIIKQTYARIVRDDSAESLEDEVFEEAHEKKTVKEKEKTSWKKNREFGMSLVLSNVPMSPKFVNGSYAAFFDNMLEFAKEITRTDCTERPIRLSPRRRTHLRDQSKQQSLDIGSLSANRNHPFSKQGSLDSKVEEILESYSNGGYVIKYELYPKDLSALTENEQEENDTVLKIEVPVHTNSATSETTGKKKVETKDASNGVRMFCKHCGHPVDVDV from the exons ATGGATTTTGAAGAATACAGAAAACACG GAAAGGAGATGGTGGACTATATAGCGGATTACTTGAAAAACATCCGTGAACGCCGAGTACTACCGAATGTGAAGCCGGGTTACATGCGCCACCTGGTTCCCGACTCTGCCCCACAAGATGGGGAGGACTGGAACGTTATTATGGAAGATGTGGAGCGTGTAATTATGCCAGGG GTGACTCATTGGCAAAGCCCCCACATGCATGCATACTTCCCAGCCCTAAACAGTTTCCCGTCCTTACTTGGAGACATGCTGGCTGATGCCATCAACTGCATTGGCTTCACTTGG gcCTCTTGCCCAGCAGCAACAGAGCTGGAAACCATTGTCATGGACTGGCTGGGGAAAATGATTGGCCTGCCATCAGAGTTTCTCCATAGCAACAAACATGCTATGGGAGGTGGTGTCATTCAG ACAACGGCTAGCGACTGTACGTTTGTGACGTTGCTGGCGGCCCGTTCCGATGCCATCAGGCATTACCGTGCCAACAACAACGACCTTGAAGATGCAGAGGTCAATGCCAGGCTGGTCGCTTACTGTTCCGACCAG GCGCACTCGTCGGTGGAGAAGGCGGGGCTTATCGGACTTGTAAAAATGCGGTTCTTACCAAGTGACGAAAACCTAAGTCTACGAGGGGAGATCCTTCAAACAGCCATAAACGAGGACCTCCAGGCCGGTCTTATTCCCTTTTAC CTATGTGCGACTCTCGGGACAACAGGAGCATGTGCGTTTGACAACCTCAGAGAAATCGGACCAATAT GCGAATCTGAGGGTATATGGATGCACATAGACGCGGCTTATGCTGGAACAGCGTTCATCTGCCCCGAGTACCGGAAGTTCATGACCGGAGTGGAGTATGCGCAGTCATTCGCTTTCAACCCATCCAAGTGGATGATGGTCCATTTTGATTGCAGCGCCATGTG GGTGAAGAACAGCGGTGCCCTACATCGGACGTTTAATGTGGATCCGCTCTACCTAAAGCACGAGAACTCGG GTGCTGCAATCGATTACATG CACTGGCAGATCGCGTTAAGTCGGCGATTCCGCGCCCTTAAGCTGTGGTTCGTCATCCGATCATTTGGCGTGGACGGTCTGCAAAAACACATTCGAGAG GGTGTGCGGCTTGCCCGGTACTTCGAGGAAAAGGTGAAAAATGATCCTCGGTTTGAGATTCCCGCGGAGCGGCATCTCGGAATGGTCGTGTTCCGCCTGAAG GGGGACAATGCACAAACGGAAGCGCTTCTCCAAACTCTGAACAGGGGCGGCAAACTACACATGGTACCGGCCAGTATCAAGGGGAAATACATTATCCGGTTCACCGTGACCTCGACATACACCTTGGAACAAGACATTGACCGAGACTGGAATATCATCAAACAGACGTACGCTAGGATCGTGCGAGATGACTCGG CGGAGTCATTGGAGGACGAGGTTTTCGAAGAAGCGCACGAGAAGAAAACGGTGAAAGAGAAAGAAAAGACATCATGGAAAAAGAACCGGGAGTTCGGCATGTCTCTCGTCCTGAGTAACGTCCCTATGTCCCCGAAATTCGTGAACGGGAGCTATGCAGCTTTCTTTGACAATATGCTTGAATTTGCGAAG GAAATCACACGTACGGACTGCACTGAGAGACCGATTCGACTTTCACCGCGCAGGCGCACGCACCTGAGGGACCAATCAAAACAACAGAGCCTCGATATCGGATCGCTCTCGGCCAATAGGAATCATCCATTTTCCAAGCAGGGTTCACTTGACAGCAAGGTTGAAGAAATATTAGAGAGCTATTCGAACGGTGGATATGTCATCAAGTATGAACT GTACCCGAAAGATCTATCTGCTTTGACTGAAAACGAGCAAGAGGAAAATGACACTGTTCTAAAAATAGAAGTTCCGGTACACACTAACTCAGCAACGAGCGAAACTACCGGCAAGAAAAAGGTGGAGACAAAAGACGCTTCAAATGGTGTGAGGATGTTCTGCAAGCACTGTGGCCATCCGGTTGATGTTGACGTCTGA